In a single window of the Zea mays cultivar B73 chromosome 5, Zm-B73-REFERENCE-NAM-5.0, whole genome shotgun sequence genome:
- the LOC100279503 gene encoding Protein PAT1 homolog-like, which translates to MESGDTKFDASQYAFFGNNAVEEVELGGLDDDDDAAFIEHEDEENPLYGRDNMLEEGVGSFADIDDLAGTFSKLTRIVNGPKQPVVVSHSGSISRQSSNAEWVQESELPYWPTQPVLDTDHGLDKKNWWSQPPHSVNFIDYRLQRTSSSPQQDAQHNPVEPILEAKPSPLHRTSTYPQQEPQYSNTEPIPVPKSSFISCPPSGAASHSSPSQPHHVNMPSPPTAFQLHMSSAQNDLLLPQFHHGGTPPGPPFGRQNHVLNNGSMHGKGPRFMPGLMPHQLQCPNGLMPPQMQPPHQHGMLPIQQSPPQFSQLHARMIGPHHSPPQSMQMFGPQHPSSQVMSRFDANFAMPDLSDPRARSMLQHERLGQRYPHQGYELNNIRIDNGWSRFRSKYMCTEEIENIARMQQAATHINDPYIDDYYHQACLAKKSAGAQLKHHFCPTLIRDPSSRARSKDEPHAYLQVDALGRLPFSSIRRPRPLLDVEQASAPSDNAEKSVSKPLDQEPMLAARITIEDGLCLLLDVDDIDRLLQFSQQQDGGLQLRNRRQGLLEQLAESLQLVDLLAPNKNSPVSPYDDLVFLRIVTLSKGQKLLSHYLELLTSGSELARIACMAVFRHLRSIFGNMPSDISAVETMNRLAKAVSAHIVQMDLSDLSACLAAVVCSSLQPPLRPLGSPAGDWASVIIKYVLDRATVLLTDHHVASNYSMRNRSLWQASFDAFFGLLTQYCMSKFDRVVHTAQLQPAAATVITREMPVELLRASLPHTNEAQRKQLLSFAQRTVPVGTHSSHGSW; encoded by the exons atggaatcaG GCGATACCAAATTTGATGCATCACAGTATGCTTTCTTTGGCAACAATGCCGTGGAGGAGGTTGAACTAGGTGGattggatgatgatgatgatgctgcATTTATTGAGCACGAAGATGAAGAAAACCCTCTTTATGGGAGGGATAATATGTTGGAG GAGGGTGTAGGTTCATTTGCTGACATTGATGATCTTGCTGGAACTTTCTCGAAG CTGACCAGAATAGTCAATGGACCAAAGCAACCAGTAGTAGTTAGTCATAGTGGATCAATTTCTAGACAAA GTTCTAATGCAGAGTGGGTGCAAGAGTCTGAACTTCCATATTGGCCTACACAGCCTGTATTGGACACTGATCACGGGCTGGATAAAAAGAATTGGTGGTCCCAACCACCCCATTCAGTCAACTTCATTGACTATAGACTGCAGAGGACATCGTCATCCCCACAGCAAGATGCTCAGCATAATCCTGTTGAACCTATTCTTGAAGCAAAGCCATCTCCTTTACATAGAACATCAACGTACCCACAACAAGAACCTCAGTACAGTAATACTGAACCAATTCCTGTGCCCAAGTCATCATTCATTTCATGTCCTCCATCTGGTGCAGCATCTCATTCTTCACCTAGTCAGCCACATCATGTGAACATGCCATCTCCTCCCACTGCATTCCAGTTGCATATGTCTTCTGCACAAAATGATCTACTCCTTCCCCAGTTCCATCATGGAGGTACGCCTCCAGGGCCTCCATTTGGTAGACAGAATCATGTTTTAAATAATGGATCGATGCATGGAAAGGGTCCCAGGTTTATGCCAGGTTTGATGCCTCATCAATTGCAATGTCCCAATGGACTGATGCCACCTCAGATGCAGCCACCTCATCAACATGGAATGCTGCCAATACAACAGTCCCCACCACAGTTCTCACAACTACATGCACGGATGATTGGTCCCCATCATTCCCCACCACAAAGCATGCAGATGTTTGGTCCTCAACATCCTTCTTCACAAGTGATGAGTAGATTTGATGCAAACTTTGCTATGCCTGACTTGAGTGATCCAAGAGCAAGATCAATGTTGCAACATGAAAGGCTGGGACAGCGTTATCCTCACCAAGGTTATGAGCTCAATAATATTAGGATAGATAATGGATGGTCACGGTTCAGATCCAAGTACATGTGTACTGAAGAAATCGAGAACATTGCAAGGATGCAGCAGGCTGCCACACACATCAATGACCCGTATATTGATGATTACTACCATCAAGCTTGTTTAGCAAAAAAATCAGCAGGGGCTCAACTAAAGCACCACTTTTGTCCAACCTTGATTAGAGATCCATCTTCACGTGCACGCAGTAAGGATGAGCCACATGCATATCTACAGGTTGATGCTCTTGGGAGGCTTCCATTTTCTTCTATCCGCAGGCCTCGTCCGCTTCTTGATGTTGAACAAGCCTCTGCACCAAGTGATAATGCTGAAAAATCTGTGTCAAAGCCTCTTGACCAAGAGCCCATGCTTGCTGCTAGGATCACAATTGAAGACGGACTTTGCCTACTGCTTGATGTTGATGATATTGATCGTCTGCTGCAATTTAGCCAGCAGCAAGATGGTGGTTTGCAACTGAGAAACAGAAGACAGGGGCTCCTCGAGCAGCTTGCAGAATCACTGCAATTAGTTGATCTCCTTGCACCAAATAAGAATTCACCTGTGTCTCCGTATGATGATTTGGTGTTTCTTCGCATAGTCACTCTATCAAAGGGCCAGAAGCTACTTTCCCATTACCTTGAGCTTCTGACATCAGGCAGTGAGCTTGCAAGGATAGCTTGCATGGCAGTCTTCCGGCATCTAAGATCCATATTTGGAAATATGCCCTCTGATATCAGTGCAGTGGAGACAATGAATAGACTTGCAAAAGCTGTATCCGCACATATTGTTCAGATGGATTTGAGTGATCTCAGTGCTTGCCTTGCTGCTGTTGTGTGTTCATCATTGCAACCACCTCTTCGACCTCTGGGATCCCCAGCAGGTGATTGGGCTTCTGTCATCATAAAGTATGTATTGGACAGAGCAACAGTTCTACTCACTGATCACCATGTGGCTTCTAACTACAGCATGCGGAATCGATCTCTATGGCAGGCATCATTCGACGCCTTTTTTGGGCTGCTTACACAGTACTGCATGAGTAAGTTTGATCGTGTGGTTCATACTGCCCAATTGCAACCTGCTGCTGCAACCGTTATAACCAGGGAAATGCCAGTAGAGCTTCTGCGTGCCAGCCTCCCTCATACCAATGAGGCTCAACGCAAGCAATTGCTCAGTTTTGCTCAACGCACTGTGCCTGTTGGTACCCACAGTTCTCATGGGTCTTGGTAG